One Bacteroidales bacterium genomic window carries:
- a CDS encoding amylo-alpha-1,6-glucosidase, whose translation MSYLKFDKNQLINLEYSLSRELLRTNRAGSYGFTTIIGCNTRKYHGLFVAPQPLVDQDNHVLLSSVDETIIQHDEEFNLAIHKFRGEVYKPKGHKYIRDFDCEPIPKLTYRVGGVVLTKETLFTARDEKAMIRYTLVDAHSPTRMRFRPFLAFRNIHRLTKANYDADTKHQPIGNGIKVKLYPGYSHLHLQFSKQVDYVHVPDWYFNFEYIREKERGYDYLEDLLTPGYFETSIEKGESIVFCAALEEVDVTTLSRSFDKEVGSRIPRDSFYHCMINSAQQFIVTRGKKSEIIAGFPWYGKWGRDTFIALPGLTLTQNDTKTFKAVMDAILKELKGPLFPNFGQGHEQHYNSVDASLWFFWALQQYLLHVKDPGKIWEEYGKKMKVILRGYRVGTMYNIKMQENGLLYAGVPGLAITWMDAIVDGKPVNARIGLPVEVNALWYNAVMFALELAREAGDKDFIAEWQPVAERIPQAFLETFYSEKEGYLADYADGGFRDFAVRPNMLFAASLPYSPVDEEIRKQILDIIERELLTPRGLRTLSPKNPNYHGVYFGDQTARDLAYHNGTVFPWLFGHFAEAYLRLHGKSGISKIRGILSGFEDVMDENGIGTVPEVYDGDPPHNPGGAISQAWSVAELLRVGKMLRDMEGG comes from the coding sequence ATGAGTTATCTGAAGTTTGATAAGAACCAGCTGATCAACCTTGAATATTCATTATCCAGGGAACTTCTGAGGACAAATCGTGCCGGGTCCTATGGTTTTACAACGATCATAGGCTGCAATACCCGTAAATACCATGGCTTATTTGTTGCTCCCCAGCCCCTGGTCGACCAGGATAATCACGTACTGCTTTCTTCAGTGGATGAAACAATCATTCAGCATGATGAGGAGTTTAATCTTGCGATCCATAAATTCAGGGGAGAGGTGTACAAGCCCAAAGGACACAAGTATATACGGGATTTTGACTGCGAACCCATTCCCAAGCTCACTTACCGGGTCGGCGGTGTTGTGTTGACCAAGGAAACCCTGTTTACGGCCAGGGATGAGAAAGCGATGATCCGCTATACGCTGGTCGACGCCCATTCGCCCACACGGATGCGTTTCCGCCCGTTTCTGGCCTTCCGGAACATCCATCGCCTGACCAAAGCCAACTATGATGCTGACACCAAGCACCAGCCAATCGGGAACGGGATCAAGGTAAAGCTCTACCCTGGATATTCCCATCTTCACCTGCAGTTCTCCAAGCAGGTGGATTATGTCCACGTGCCTGACTGGTATTTTAATTTTGAGTACATCAGGGAAAAAGAGAGAGGATACGATTACCTGGAGGACCTGTTAACGCCCGGGTATTTCGAAACATCCATCGAAAAGGGAGAAAGCATAGTATTTTGTGCCGCCCTGGAGGAAGTGGATGTAACGACACTGAGCCGAAGTTTCGACAAAGAGGTAGGCTCCCGAATCCCAAGAGACAGCTTCTATCATTGCATGATTAATTCTGCCCAGCAGTTCATCGTTACAAGAGGAAAAAAATCGGAAATCATTGCCGGGTTTCCCTGGTATGGGAAATGGGGAAGAGACACGTTCATTGCGCTTCCCGGGCTGACCCTGACCCAGAATGACACGAAGACCTTCAAAGCGGTAATGGATGCCATTCTCAAGGAGCTGAAAGGACCTTTGTTCCCGAATTTCGGGCAGGGGCATGAACAGCATTACAATTCCGTGGATGCATCCCTTTGGTTTTTCTGGGCCCTTCAGCAGTATCTCCTCCATGTCAAGGATCCAGGGAAGATCTGGGAAGAGTACGGAAAAAAGATGAAGGTCATCCTTCGGGGTTATCGTGTCGGCACCATGTACAATATTAAGATGCAGGAGAACGGATTGCTGTACGCCGGTGTGCCCGGACTGGCCATCACCTGGATGGATGCCATTGTTGACGGCAAGCCTGTGAATGCCCGCATTGGGCTTCCGGTGGAAGTAAATGCCCTGTGGTACAATGCCGTCATGTTTGCGCTGGAGCTTGCACGTGAAGCGGGGGATAAAGATTTCATTGCCGAATGGCAGCCTGTGGCCGAAAGGATCCCTCAGGCATTCCTGGAGACGTTTTACAGTGAGAAGGAAGGCTATCTGGCTGATTATGCTGATGGCGGGTTCAGGGATTTTGCCGTGCGGCCGAACATGCTCTTCGCTGCTTCACTACCCTATTCACCCGTGGATGAAGAGATCCGTAAGCAGATCCTGGACATCATTGAACGGGAACTATTGACACCGCGCGGGCTCCGTACGTTGTCACCCAAGAATCCCAACTACCACGGTGTCTATTTTGGTGATCAGACAGCCAGGGATCTGGCTTATCATAACGGGACGGTATTTCCGTGGTTATTCGGCCATTTTGCTGAGGCTTACCTCCGTTTGCACGGTAAATCGGGAATTTCAAAGATCAGGGGGATTCTGAGCGGTTTTGAAGATGTGATGGACGAGAATGGGATTGGCACCGTACCGGAAGTTTACGATGGAGATCCGCCGCATAATCCGGGAGGAGCCATTTCCCAGGCCTGGAGCGTGGCAGAGCTGCTTCGGGTCGGGAAGATGCTCAGGGATATGGAGGGTGGATGA
- a CDS encoding FliG C-terminal domain-containing protein, with amino-acid sequence MTRVNDAVDGSREAIPAVAKKQSVKKGSKKPARVTSAEKVCTLEDMQNLSPTHLKKLLAQVDLETLACALINCDVSLRDKLIKVLSPKDRIRFEAFTESHRKSKKTEINQCRQKLTAVINDL; translated from the coding sequence ATGACCCGTGTCAATGATGCAGTTGACGGGTCCCGGGAAGCAATCCCTGCAGTGGCAAAGAAGCAATCCGTGAAGAAGGGATCAAAAAAGCCGGCCAGGGTGACTTCTGCTGAGAAGGTTTGTACACTTGAGGATATGCAAAATCTTTCGCCCACACACCTGAAAAAGCTCCTGGCCCAGGTTGACCTGGAAACCCTGGCCTGTGCACTCATCAATTGTGATGTGTCATTGAGGGATAAGTTGATCAAGGTACTTTCCCCGAAAGACCGGATCCGCTTTGAAGCGTTTACCGAATCACACAGAAAGAGTAAAAAGACGGAGATCAATCAGTGCCGCCAGAAACTTACGGCGGTAATCAATGATCTTTGA
- a CDS encoding glycosyltransferase family 4 protein: MRVLMFGWEFPPHITGGLGTACYGLTRGLAKHGTEVIFVVPKAYGDEDQRAVRLVNASDIVIDIDDVENKQYWERITYMEVGSNLIPYVAPEEFTDLVVQEQLRKKTSKQTLFSDRYEFSGKYGTSLMEEVYRYALIGSALAVKHDFDIIHAHDWLTYSAGVAAKAASGKPLVVHMHATEFDRSGENVNQQVYDIERYGMEQADRVITVSNLTRQIVIERYGIDPDKIITVHNAVEPVTKDELEGADKVLKEKVVTFLGRITFQKGPEYFVEAAKKVLEVDPNVRFVMAGTGDLMNKLIRRVAELRIATRFHFTGFLKGADVDRMFAMSDVFVMPSVSEPFGIVPLEAMRSNVPVVISKQSGVSEILKHALKVDFWDVHGLADAIYGLLHYNALSETFKHYGKEEVESLKWDDAAMKVKEVYEGVAG, translated from the coding sequence ATGCGCGTCTTAATGTTCGGCTGGGAATTTCCTCCTCACATCACAGGTGGCCTGGGGACTGCCTGCTACGGCCTTACCAGGGGACTGGCAAAGCACGGGACGGAGGTTATCTTTGTCGTGCCGAAAGCCTATGGTGATGAAGACCAGCGTGCTGTCCGCCTGGTCAATGCCAGCGACATTGTGATCGACATTGATGATGTTGAAAACAAGCAGTACTGGGAACGGATCACCTATATGGAAGTGGGCTCGAACCTTATTCCCTATGTTGCACCGGAAGAATTTACCGACCTGGTCGTACAGGAGCAACTTCGGAAGAAAACCAGCAAGCAGACCCTGTTTTCCGACCGGTATGAGTTTTCAGGCAAATACGGTACGAGCCTGATGGAAGAGGTTTACCGGTATGCGTTGATAGGTTCTGCCCTTGCGGTGAAACACGACTTTGATATCATTCATGCTCACGACTGGCTGACGTACTCGGCCGGTGTTGCGGCCAAGGCAGCTTCAGGCAAGCCGCTGGTGGTCCACATGCATGCCACTGAATTTGACCGGTCAGGGGAGAATGTCAACCAGCAGGTGTATGATATCGAACGTTACGGCATGGAACAGGCGGATCGTGTTATCACCGTTTCCAACCTGACGCGCCAGATTGTCATCGAACGCTACGGCATTGATCCTGACAAGATCATTACGGTGCATAATGCCGTTGAACCTGTGACCAAGGATGAACTGGAAGGAGCCGATAAGGTATTGAAGGAAAAAGTGGTCACCTTCCTTGGCCGCATCACTTTCCAGAAAGGTCCGGAGTATTTTGTCGAGGCCGCGAAAAAGGTACTGGAGGTGGATCCAAATGTACGTTTTGTCATGGCCGGCACGGGTGATCTGATGAACAAACTGATCCGGCGTGTGGCCGAGTTGCGCATTGCAACACGGTTTCATTTTACCGGATTCCTCAAGGGCGCCGATGTGGACCGTATGTTTGCCATGAGTGATGTTTTTGTGATGCCTTCGGTGTCAGAGCCTTTTGGCATCGTCCCTCTGGAAGCCATGCGATCCAATGTGCCCGTTGTCATTTCCAAGCAATCCGGGGTGTCGGAGATTCTCAAGCATGCCCTGAAAGTTGACTTCTGGGATGTCCACGGCCTGGCAGATGCCATCTATGGTTTGCTGCATTACAATGCGCTTTCCGAGACCTTTAAGCATTATGGAAAGGAGGAGGTGGAAAGCCTCAAGTGGGACGATGCAGCCATGAAGGTGAAGGAGGTGTATGAGGGAGTGGCAGGGTAG
- the glgP gene encoding alpha-glucan family phosphorylase, producing MEKDQYTKPDYIFEVSWEVCNKVGGIYTVLSTKARQLTERFGDHYILLGPDVWKETDENPDFIEDKTLMTAWQEKAAQEGLRFQIGRWNISGHPIVIQVDFTTFFPNKNKIFAKFWETYKLDSLAGGWDYIEPALFGYAAGRIIESYYEFYLSGQDKIIAHFHEWMTGTGILYLEEFMPQAATVFTTHATTLGRCIAGNGLPLYKNLNTYDPESTAQNFNLRSKFSLEYHSANTCDVFTTVSPITARECEHFLRQKVSVITPNGFENSFVPVGDDFARRRNSARQKVTAVTEALLNQHIPEDSLWILTSGRYEFRNKGLDLFIDSLGRINKDPEVERPVLAVIAVPGNHKGPDEAMLQRIRQTDFLQPITGVHLTHLLWDPSNDAVLRRIQENELLNRPEDKVKIIFIPSYLNGNDGVFNLDYYDFVIGFDVSTFASYYEPWGYTPLESLAFHVPAMITSLSGFGQWIRGKNPDTEPGLVVLERDDDNDRAVVEEMIINIKKALAWNAEQFEAARNQAFDLSQLTLWDKLISYYVEAYEMALRKSLSRSDQYLSKQQVDIGTFLQQATVIKPEWRKILVSPTLPEKFHMLTELAWNLWWTWNNDAISLFEEIDPVLWNESRQNPLSLIERITIEKLDYLERNPRFMENLQTVYQRFRNYMDVPQNEGQGLVAYFSMEYGLHDILKMYSGGLGVLAGDYIKEASDSNANMVAVGLIYRYGYFTQAISLFGDQVARYEAQKFSHLPLTPARGSDGEWIRVSVALPGRVVYAKVWILQVGRISIYLMDADIPENNEADRSISYNLYGGDEEMRLKQELLLGVGGIRLLDVLGINPAVFHINEGHGAFIGLERLRKYVQVDKLYFMEALEVVRSSTLFTTHTPVAAGHDHFTEDLLRTYIPHYADRLRITWDTFMNLGRMHKNNPSEKFSMSVLAVNFAQEVNGVSRLHGTVSQEMFSPLFDGYFTNEIPIGYVTNGVHYPSWTAPVWQQLHQEVFGEAFLSDQSNPEHWKKIHQVPDAKIWEIRNQLRKELIAFLREKVTRDLTARQENPKLIFKTIEALNEHALTIGFARRFATYKRAHLLFSNLERLDGLINSPTHPVQFIFAGKAHPRDKAGQDLIKRIIDISKRPEFIGKIIFLENYEIGLSKKLIPGVDIWLNTPTRPMEASGTSGEKAVMNGVVNLSVLDGWWAEGYRPEAGFAIPEGRFYQDQHYQDELDAEILYNLLEDNIMPLFYKRDENDVPVEWVQYIKNTFSEVAPHFTMKRMLNDYKSNYYNKLLARTALMGKDEFLLARRVAKWKRKVISNWDKIEVLEVKVPDPSISPLKLGDQFNAEVILFIPEISCEHIGVEALFGQKDNGEVKNILWVKEMEMKKLENNRVSYSCRIHMDRAGGYDYIFRIYPKSDLVPYRQSLRLVKWL from the coding sequence ATGGAAAAGGATCAATACACAAAGCCTGATTATATTTTTGAAGTTAGCTGGGAAGTCTGCAACAAGGTTGGAGGGATCTATACCGTACTTTCGACCAAGGCACGCCAGCTCACTGAACGTTTCGGCGATCATTATATCCTTCTTGGCCCGGATGTCTGGAAAGAGACCGATGAGAATCCGGACTTCATTGAGGATAAAACACTGATGACCGCCTGGCAGGAGAAAGCGGCCCAGGAGGGTCTGCGCTTTCAAATCGGCCGCTGGAACATCAGTGGTCACCCGATCGTGATCCAGGTGGATTTCACAACGTTTTTTCCCAATAAAAACAAGATCTTCGCCAAGTTCTGGGAGACATATAAACTGGATTCTCTGGCAGGAGGATGGGATTACATAGAGCCTGCCCTGTTCGGTTATGCGGCCGGCAGGATCATCGAAAGTTATTACGAATTCTATCTTTCGGGGCAGGATAAGATCATCGCCCACTTTCACGAATGGATGACCGGAACAGGTATTTTGTATCTGGAAGAGTTCATGCCGCAGGCAGCCACTGTCTTTACGACCCACGCCACTACACTTGGCCGGTGCATTGCCGGCAACGGTTTACCATTATATAAGAATCTAAATACCTACGATCCGGAATCTACGGCACAGAATTTTAACCTCCGGTCAAAATTTTCCCTGGAGTACCACTCGGCCAACACATGCGATGTTTTTACAACAGTCAGCCCGATAACCGCCCGGGAGTGTGAACATTTTCTGCGGCAAAAGGTCAGCGTGATCACCCCCAATGGTTTTGAGAATTCCTTTGTTCCCGTGGGAGACGACTTTGCCAGGCGGCGCAACAGTGCGCGCCAAAAGGTGACCGCCGTGACGGAAGCGCTTCTGAACCAGCACATACCAGAGGATTCTTTGTGGATCCTTACAAGTGGACGTTATGAGTTCCGAAACAAAGGCCTTGATCTTTTCATCGACAGCCTGGGCCGCATCAATAAGGATCCGGAGGTGGAACGGCCTGTTCTTGCGGTCATCGCGGTACCTGGCAACCACAAGGGACCCGATGAGGCAATGCTGCAACGGATCAGGCAGACCGACTTTTTGCAACCGATCACAGGTGTCCACCTGACCCATCTTTTGTGGGATCCCTCCAACGATGCCGTTTTGAGGCGCATCCAGGAGAATGAACTGCTCAACCGGCCTGAAGACAAGGTCAAGATCATCTTTATCCCTTCCTATCTCAACGGGAATGATGGCGTATTCAACCTGGACTATTATGACTTTGTGATTGGCTTTGATGTTTCCACGTTTGCTTCCTATTATGAACCCTGGGGATATACGCCCCTTGAAAGCCTGGCGTTTCATGTCCCTGCGATGATCACTTCACTGTCGGGTTTCGGACAATGGATCCGTGGCAAAAACCCCGATACCGAGCCCGGTCTTGTTGTTCTGGAGAGAGATGACGACAATGACAGGGCGGTAGTTGAAGAAATGATCATCAACATCAAAAAAGCCCTGGCCTGGAATGCTGAACAGTTCGAAGCCGCACGCAATCAGGCCTTCGATCTGTCCCAGCTCACGCTGTGGGATAAATTGATCAGTTACTACGTGGAGGCCTATGAGATGGCGCTCAGGAAATCACTTTCGCGTTCGGATCAATATCTTTCAAAGCAACAGGTTGATATTGGCACCTTCCTCCAGCAGGCAACGGTGATAAAACCGGAATGGAGGAAAATACTGGTCAGTCCGACGTTACCTGAAAAATTCCACATGCTGACCGAGCTTGCCTGGAACCTCTGGTGGACCTGGAACAACGACGCCATCTCCCTGTTTGAGGAGATCGACCCGGTACTATGGAATGAAAGCAGGCAAAATCCGTTGTCGCTCATCGAACGAATTACCATAGAGAAACTTGACTACCTGGAGCGGAATCCCAGGTTCATGGAAAACCTGCAGACGGTCTATCAACGGTTCCGGAACTATATGGATGTCCCGCAGAACGAAGGGCAGGGTCTTGTGGCCTATTTCAGCATGGAGTATGGCCTTCATGATATTCTCAAGATGTACTCTGGCGGACTGGGAGTTCTGGCAGGTGATTACATCAAGGAGGCGAGCGATTCCAATGCGAATATGGTCGCCGTAGGACTGATTTACCGTTATGGGTATTTTACACAGGCGATCTCCCTTTTTGGTGACCAGGTAGCCCGCTATGAAGCACAGAAATTTTCTCATTTGCCTTTAACCCCTGCCCGTGGCAGCGACGGCGAGTGGATCCGCGTGAGTGTTGCACTGCCCGGTAGGGTTGTCTATGCAAAGGTATGGATCCTTCAGGTGGGCCGCATCTCCATTTACCTGATGGATGCCGATATCCCTGAAAACAACGAGGCCGACAGATCCATTTCCTATAACCTCTATGGGGGAGATGAAGAGATGCGGCTCAAACAGGAACTGCTCCTGGGTGTAGGAGGCATCCGGTTGCTGGATGTACTCGGTATCAATCCAGCTGTTTTCCACATCAATGAAGGACATGGGGCTTTCATAGGCCTGGAACGGTTAAGGAAATATGTTCAGGTTGATAAACTCTACTTCATGGAAGCTCTGGAGGTGGTACGGTCTTCCACGCTATTCACCACCCATACTCCTGTCGCAGCAGGCCATGACCATTTTACGGAAGATCTGCTTCGGACCTACATCCCTCATTATGCCGACCGGTTGCGAATCACGTGGGATACTTTCATGAATCTTGGACGGATGCACAAAAACAATCCCAGTGAAAAGTTTTCGATGAGTGTTCTGGCTGTAAATTTTGCACAGGAGGTCAATGGTGTGAGCCGCCTTCACGGAACGGTAAGCCAGGAGATGTTCAGCCCGCTGTTCGATGGTTATTTCACCAATGAAATTCCAATTGGATACGTGACCAACGGGGTGCACTATCCCAGCTGGACTGCCCCGGTCTGGCAACAATTGCATCAAGAAGTCTTTGGAGAGGCATTTTTAAGTGATCAGTCCAATCCGGAACACTGGAAGAAGATCCACCAGGTGCCGGATGCTAAAATATGGGAAATCAGGAACCAGCTCCGGAAAGAACTGATCGCGTTTCTCAGGGAAAAGGTTACCCGTGACCTCACTGCCAGGCAGGAGAATCCCAAGCTGATCTTCAAGACCATTGAAGCTCTCAACGAGCACGCACTGACCATTGGGTTTGCCCGGCGTTTTGCCACGTATAAACGGGCGCATCTTCTGTTTTCAAACCTGGAAAGGCTGGATGGACTGATCAATAGTCCCACGCACCCGGTCCAGTTCATTTTTGCCGGGAAAGCACACCCCCGTGACAAAGCCGGTCAGGACCTGATCAAGCGGATCATCGATATTTCAAAGCGCCCTGAATTCATTGGCAAGATCATCTTTCTGGAAAATTATGAGATCGGACTTTCCAAGAAACTGATCCCGGGTGTGGATATCTGGCTCAACACCCCCACACGGCCCATGGAAGCCAGTGGCACCAGCGGTGAGAAAGCTGTGATGAACGGAGTGGTCAATCTGAGTGTTCTGGATGGGTGGTGGGCCGAAGGGTATCGCCCGGAAGCCGGGTTTGCCATACCGGAAGGCCGCTTTTACCAGGATCAGCATTATCAGGATGAACTGGATGCGGAAATCCTGTACAACCTGCTGGAGGATAACATCATGCCGTTATTTTATAAACGCGACGAGAATGATGTCCCGGTGGAATGGGTTCAATATATAAAAAATACATTCTCGGAGGTCGCACCTCATTTTACGATGAAGCGCATGTTAAATGATTATAAATCAAATTATTACAATAAGTTACTGGCCAGAACGGCACTGATGGGAAAGGATGAATTCCTTCTGGCACGGCGTGTTGCCAAATGGAAACGCAAGGTGATCAGCAACTGGGATAAAATTGAAGTACTGGAGGTAAAAGTACCTGATCCCAGCATCAGTCCACTGAAACTTGGTGATCAGTTTAATGCAGAAGTAATCCTTTTCATTCCGGAAATATCCTGTGAGCATATCGGAGTTGAAGCCTTATTCGGGCAGAAGGACAATGGTGAGGTGAAGAATATCCTATGGGTAAAGGAGATGGAAATGAAGAAGCTGGAGAATAACAGGGTATCGTATAGCTGTCGTATCCACATGGACCGGGCTGGAGGGTATGACTATATCTTCAGGATCTATCCCAAAAGCGATCTGGTACCCTACCGGCAATCCCTCCGTCTGGTGAAATGGCTTTAA